One Salvelinus sp. IW2-2015 linkage group LG4q.2, ASM291031v2, whole genome shotgun sequence DNA window includes the following coding sequences:
- the marcksl1a gene encoding MARCKS-related protein 1-A, which produces MGAQLSKGGVAVEGKAVADPAVAKTNGQENGHVKTNGDVSAKPDGDAAAVDGNGIAEPAKEGEMGAGDAIEAAPAAEGDAVKAEGEAAKDAKKKKKFSLKNSFKFKGISLRKTKKNSEEGKEAASPTAEDKPEENGHAAKETKEETPATEPVAEAKEEATLAPESEAAAAEEAPPAEEAPAEEAATPAEVTTPAASEGEPKAE; this is translated from the exons ATGGGAGCTCAATTGTCCAAGGGTGGAGTAGCTGTCGAGGGGAAAGCGGTCGCCGACCCGGCTGTCGCTAAAACAAATGGCCAG GAGAACGGCCATGTTAAAACCAATGGCGATGTCTCTGCCAAGCCCGATGGGGATGCAGCTGCCGTAGACGGGAATGGCATAGCCGAGCCAGCCAAAGAGGGTGAGATGGGTGCTGGCGATGCCATCGAGGCTGCCCCTGCTGCTGAAGGAGATGCGGTCAAGGCCGAAGGGGAGGCCGCAAAGGatgccaagaagaagaagaaattctCCCTGAAGAACTCCTTCAAGTTCAAGGGCATCTCGCTGAGGAAGACCAAGAAGAATAGTGAGGAGGGCAAGGAGGCCGCCTCCCCCACGGCGGAGGACAAGCCAGAGGAGAACGGCCACGCAGCCAAGGAGACCAAAGAGGAGACGCCGGCTACCGAGCCTGTGGCAGAGGCCAAGGAGGAGGCCACTCTGGCCCCAGAAAGCGAGGCCGCAGCAGCAGAGGAAGCCCCTCCAGCGGAGGAAGCCCCCGCCGAGGAGGCCGCCACCCCCGCAGAAGTCACGACACCCGCAGCATCCGAGGGCGAGCCCAAGGCAGAGTGA